The Humulus lupulus chromosome 3, drHumLupu1.1, whole genome shotgun sequence genome window below encodes:
- the LOC133822907 gene encoding eukaryotic translation initiation factor 5A-2 gives MSDEEHQFESKADAGASKTYPQQAGTIRKNGYIVIKGRPCKVVEVSTSKTGKHGHAKCHFVAIDIFTAKKLEDIVPSSHNCDVPHVNRTDYQLIDISEDGFVSLLTDNGNTKDDLKLPTDDSLLTQIKDGFAEGKDLVVSVMSAMGEEQICALKDIGPK, from the exons ATGTCGGACGAGGAGCACCAGTTTGAGTCCAAGGCCGACGCCGGAGCTTCCAAGACCTACCCTCAGCAAGCCGGTACTATCCGCAAGAACGGTTACATTGTCATCAAGGGCAGGCCCTGCAAG GTTGTTGAAGTTTCCACTTCCAAAACTGGAAAGCACGGTCACGCTAAGTGCCACTTTGTTGCAATTGATATCTTCACTGCCAAGAAGCTGGAAGATATTGTTCCATCTTCCCACAATTGTGAT GTCCCCCATGTTAATCGTACTGACTACCAGCTGATTGATATCTCTGAGGATGGATTC GTGAGTTTGTTGACTGATAATGGAAATACCAAGGATGACCTGAAGCTTCCAACTGATGACAGTCTTCTCACGCAG ATCAAGGATGGATTTGCTGAGGGGAAGGATCTTGTTGTGTCTGTCATGTCCGCAATGGGAGAGGAGCAGATCTGTGCCCTTAAGGACATCGGCCCCAAGTAG
- the LOC133822906 gene encoding isopentenyl phosphate kinase isoform X2, with amino-acid sequence MEQSASINLSRPIRCIVKLGGAAITCKNELETIHDENLKEVSLQLRESMIAQSPSGKFLGMDWSKRAGESEISCSINDFSAEPAVDSSSFIVVHGAGSFGHFQASKSGVHKGGLNKPLVKAGFVATRISVTKLNLEIVRALAREGIPSIGVSPFSCGWSTSMRNIVSADLSAVTNAIDSGFVPVTHGDAVLDDELGCTILSGDVIIRHLAEQFKPEFVVFMTDVLGVYDRPPLDSSAVLLREIAVHEDGSWSVVKPTLENMNKVRWLYLQ; translated from the exons ATGGAACAGAGCGCCTCCATCAATCTCTCCAGACCAATCAGATGCATCGTCAAGCTTG GTGGGGCAGCAATTACTTGCAAGAATGAACTAGAGACAATACATGATGAAAATCTCAAGGAGGTTTCATTGCAGCTGAGGGAATCCATGATTGCGCAGTCGCCTTCTGGCAAGTTTCTCGGGATGGATTGGAGCAAACGAGCTGGAGAATCAGAAATTTCATGCAGCATAAATGATTTTAGTGCTGAGCCAGCAGTGGATTCCAGCTCATTTATTGTTGTTCACGGTGCAG GTTCTTTTGGGCACTTTCAAGCTAGTAAATCTGGGGTTCATAAAGGAGGACTGAACAAACCTCTTGTTAAGGCTGGTTTTGTTGCTACACGCATTTCT GTTACAAAGCTCAATCTTGAAATTGTTAGAGCTCTAGCTAGAG AGGGTATTCCTTCTATTGGAGTGTCTCCATTTTCATGTGGATGGTCAACCAGTATGAGAAAT ATAGTTTCAGCTGATTTGTCTGCGGTGACTAACGCCATTGATTCTGGCTTTGTACCT GTTACCCATGGAGATGCTGTACTTGATGATGAACTG GGATGCACCATATTGAGTGGAGATGTCATCATACGACATCTTGCAGAACAGTTCAAGCCCGAGTTTGTGGTTTTTATG ACAGATGTTCTGGGGGTATACGACCGACCACCATTGGATAGCAGTGCAGTACTCTTGAGAGAAATTG CGGTGCATGAAGATGGGAGTTGGTCAGTTGTGAAGCCAACGCTTGAGAACATGAATAAAG TTCGTTGGTTATATTTGCAGTGA
- the LOC133822906 gene encoding isopentenyl phosphate kinase isoform X1, whose protein sequence is MEQSASINLSRPIRCIVKLGGAAITCKNELETIHDENLKEVSLQLRESMIAQSPSGKFLGMDWSKRAGESEISCSINDFSAEPAVDSSSFIVVHGAGSFGHFQASKSGVHKGGLNKPLVKAGFVATRISVTKLNLEIVRALAREGIPSIGVSPFSCGWSTSMRNIVSADLSAVTNAIDSGFVPVTHGDAVLDDELGCTILSGDVIIRHLAEQFKPEFVVFMTDVLGVYDRPPLDSSAVLLREIAVHEDGSWSVVKPTLENMNKVKTDVAAHDTTGGMETKILEAAMIAKLGIDVYIVEAGTSHSLRALRGELRGNVPEDWLGTVIRFLK, encoded by the exons ATGGAACAGAGCGCCTCCATCAATCTCTCCAGACCAATCAGATGCATCGTCAAGCTTG GTGGGGCAGCAATTACTTGCAAGAATGAACTAGAGACAATACATGATGAAAATCTCAAGGAGGTTTCATTGCAGCTGAGGGAATCCATGATTGCGCAGTCGCCTTCTGGCAAGTTTCTCGGGATGGATTGGAGCAAACGAGCTGGAGAATCAGAAATTTCATGCAGCATAAATGATTTTAGTGCTGAGCCAGCAGTGGATTCCAGCTCATTTATTGTTGTTCACGGTGCAG GTTCTTTTGGGCACTTTCAAGCTAGTAAATCTGGGGTTCATAAAGGAGGACTGAACAAACCTCTTGTTAAGGCTGGTTTTGTTGCTACACGCATTTCT GTTACAAAGCTCAATCTTGAAATTGTTAGAGCTCTAGCTAGAG AGGGTATTCCTTCTATTGGAGTGTCTCCATTTTCATGTGGATGGTCAACCAGTATGAGAAAT ATAGTTTCAGCTGATTTGTCTGCGGTGACTAACGCCATTGATTCTGGCTTTGTACCT GTTACCCATGGAGATGCTGTACTTGATGATGAACTG GGATGCACCATATTGAGTGGAGATGTCATCATACGACATCTTGCAGAACAGTTCAAGCCCGAGTTTGTGGTTTTTATG ACAGATGTTCTGGGGGTATACGACCGACCACCATTGGATAGCAGTGCAGTACTCTTGAGAGAAATTG CGGTGCATGAAGATGGGAGTTGGTCAGTTGTGAAGCCAACGCTTGAGAACATGAATAAAG TGAAAACAGATGTAGCAGCTCACGATACAACGGGGGGCATGGAGACCAAGATTTTGGAAGCTGCCATGATTGCGAAACTCGGAATCGATGTCTACATTGTCGAG GCAGGAACAAGCCATTCTTTGAGGGCCTTGCGTGGTGAATTGAGAGGCAatgttcctgaagactggcttgGGACAGTAATTCGGTTTTTAAAATGA